From one Henriciella marina DSM 19595 genomic stretch:
- a CDS encoding cell wall hydrolase, which produces MSLRTRRQSSQFIADTSLRNRVRRWWLAKTDSEQRSAVSRAAMVSACAIGLSLALPAISSANTQKEAEADFREHTMRFAAAQDGGDAVRADPSAPAVMQHEWLRNVEYSLERDPKSALTRYGGLERDAAVLAGMKSFEPLHLKRAEEMSGQMQCLAEAVYYEARSESTQGQIAVAEVIMNRVRDHRYPNSACGVVYQGATRTTGCQFTFTCDGAMARAPRGSRWEAAKSIAAHVYLALDEPRTGGATHYHATYVNPVWNSGLIQTSRIGTHIFYRFPRGAEWASAKAAERARIAEAKADETGAEATIMTVESDSTQDLNAKSLNVLSPAP; this is translated from the coding sequence ATGTCACTCAGAACCAGAAGACAGAGTTCGCAATTCATTGCGGACACATCGCTTCGCAATCGTGTGCGCCGCTGGTGGCTGGCGAAGACCGATTCCGAACAGCGTTCCGCCGTGTCCCGCGCGGCGATGGTTTCCGCCTGCGCGATAGGCCTCAGCCTCGCGCTGCCTGCGATTTCCTCTGCCAATACGCAGAAGGAGGCCGAGGCCGATTTCCGTGAGCACACCATGCGTTTCGCAGCGGCACAGGATGGCGGCGACGCCGTGCGCGCCGACCCATCTGCGCCAGCCGTGATGCAGCATGAATGGCTCCGCAATGTGGAGTATTCGCTCGAACGTGACCCAAAATCCGCGCTGACCCGTTATGGCGGGCTGGAACGTGATGCAGCCGTGCTCGCTGGCATGAAGAGCTTTGAGCCTCTGCACCTTAAACGTGCCGAGGAAATGAGCGGCCAGATGCAGTGTCTCGCTGAAGCGGTCTATTACGAGGCGCGCTCTGAATCGACACAGGGACAGATCGCTGTCGCCGAAGTCATCATGAACCGCGTGCGCGATCATCGCTATCCGAACTCGGCCTGCGGTGTCGTCTATCAGGGCGCAACCCGGACCACGGGCTGCCAGTTCACATTCACCTGTGACGGCGCCATGGCGCGCGCCCCGCGCGGCTCGCGCTGGGAAGCGGCCAAGTCGATTGCAGCCCATGTCTATCTCGCACTCGATGAGCCACGCACGGGCGGGGCGACGCATTATCACGCCACTTATGTCAATCCGGTCTGGAACTCAGGCCTGATCCAGACATCGCGCATCGGCACCCATATTTTCTACCGCTTCCCACGCGGTGCCGAATGGGCGAGCGCCAAAGCCGCCGAGCGGGCCCGCATTGCTGAGGCGAAAGCGGACGAGACCGGTGCAGAGGCGACGATCATGACGGTCGAGTCCGACAGCACGCAGGATCTCAACGCGAAATCCCTGAACGTTCTCAGCCCAGCTCCATAA
- the nadC gene encoding carboxylating nicotinate-nucleotide diphosphorylase yields the protein MPLPPPLPDLILDPIVRLALTEDLGRAGDLTTDATIAPGTEMRATINARKPGILAGMDAAAYALKLVDPSVSLEVAIHDAGKLSPGAAIATLSGPARSILIAERTMLNFLGRLSGIATLTGAFVEKVAGTNATIVCTRKTTPGHRAVEKRAVRCGGGTSHRYGLDDAILIKDNHIAACGSISEALKRAHAYAGHLRMIEIEVDTLAQLEEALPYKPHAVLLDNMDNETLRKAVAMIDGACKAEASGGVNLDTVAGIAETGVDYISVGALTHSASNLDVGLDVA from the coding sequence ATGCCCCTCCCACCGCCGCTGCCTGACCTTATCCTGGACCCGATCGTGCGGCTTGCCCTCACCGAAGACCTTGGCCGTGCAGGCGACCTGACCACCGATGCGACGATTGCGCCGGGCACAGAGATGCGCGCCACGATCAATGCCCGCAAGCCCGGCATCCTGGCGGGGATGGACGCCGCCGCCTATGCGCTGAAACTGGTCGATCCGTCGGTCTCGCTTGAGGTGGCTATCCATGACGCAGGCAAGCTGTCGCCCGGCGCGGCAATCGCCACCCTGTCCGGCCCGGCCCGCTCCATCCTGATCGCAGAGCGCACCATGCTGAACTTTCTTGGCCGCCTCTCCGGTATCGCCACGCTGACGGGCGCCTTCGTGGAGAAGGTCGCCGGGACCAACGCCACGATTGTCTGTACGCGCAAGACCACGCCGGGACACCGCGCGGTTGAGAAGCGCGCCGTGCGCTGCGGCGGTGGTACATCCCATCGTTATGGCCTGGACGATGCCATCCTGATCAAGGACAACCATATCGCCGCCTGCGGCTCGATCAGCGAAGCCCTGAAACGGGCCCACGCCTATGCAGGCCATCTGCGTATGATCGAGATTGAGGTCGATACGCTGGCGCAGCTCGAAGAGGCCCTGCCCTACAAGCCGCATGCGGTCCTCCTGGACAATATGGACAATGAAACCCTCCGCAAGGCCGTCGCCATGATTGACGGTGCCTGCAAGGCTGAAGCCTCCGGCGGGGTGAACCTCGATACGGTTGCCGGGATCGCAGAGACCGGGGTCGACTATATCTCCGTCGGCGCGCTCACTCACTCAGCGTCAAACCTTGACGTGGGCCTCGACGTCGCCTGA
- a CDS encoding protein-disulfide reductase DsbD family protein — MTRILPAILALCLAAVSLPAASAQPVDGGHARVELISERDVAIPGETVWFGLGFEMDEDWHIYWKNAGDAGIPPRAYWDEQTTISEDEIGEIDWPLPELIPVVDGEIMDYGYSGTVVLPFPVQMPQASDDPVRLGGTIDYLICKDICIPESVEVSASIEIGNEQVPDRANAARIADALADVPALFEGETSLTADGDAWVLSAAGGELAGVSGDTRFFPDSHAIVHAAAQPATFGSNGLTLRLTPIRDGPPETLTGVIRVATGGDEPVAVRVSAEPGEILAATSGQGTSGGEAGSGAGDSAGAGTAGSGLGINLFLLIGSALLGGLILNLMPCVLPVLSIKAIGMVQAAASGERGELRKHGLWYTFGVMLSFAATGLAFIMLRAAGQFVSLGFQLQYPAVVAALALVMVLIGLWLLGLFNLGTSMQNVGSGLAARQGSAGAFFTGVLAAVVGAPCVGPFVVGALGAVLNEPWPIVMLVFLMLGFGLALPFLVLSFVPGLHRSLPKPGLWMERLKQAFAFPMFLTAAWLITVLGDHPAAGATAFGAVILAFGVWLVSVAGGRLRTGILAVGAILAVIGIIWPVATGFEDGPEASASDSSFAGLETEPWSPERVDELVSEGRGVFVDFTASWCATCQVNKRTTLTKPDVLEAMADANVSFLIADFTRPDDDISDELKRRGSPGVPMYLLYAPGEAEPEVLPTLLNPAMMKRKLAEF, encoded by the coding sequence ATGACAAGAATCCTACCAGCCATTCTTGCTCTCTGCCTGGCGGCGGTGTCGCTTCCGGCGGCATCTGCCCAGCCAGTGGATGGCGGTCATGCGCGTGTCGAGCTTATCTCTGAACGTGACGTCGCGATCCCCGGTGAGACCGTCTGGTTCGGTCTCGGCTTCGAGATGGATGAGGACTGGCACATCTACTGGAAGAATGCGGGTGATGCCGGCATTCCGCCGCGCGCCTATTGGGACGAACAGACCACGATCTCTGAGGACGAGATTGGCGAAATTGACTGGCCGCTTCCCGAGCTGATCCCCGTCGTCGATGGCGAGATCATGGATTATGGCTATAGCGGCACGGTCGTGCTGCCGTTTCCGGTTCAGATGCCGCAGGCGTCTGACGACCCCGTGCGCCTTGGCGGCACGATCGACTACCTCATTTGCAAGGACATCTGCATTCCGGAATCGGTCGAGGTCTCTGCCAGCATCGAGATCGGCAACGAGCAAGTGCCTGACCGTGCAAATGCCGCAAGGATTGCAGATGCGCTGGCCGATGTGCCTGCGCTCTTTGAAGGCGAGACCAGCCTCACAGCTGACGGCGACGCGTGGGTCCTTTCTGCGGCGGGCGGCGAGCTTGCCGGTGTCTCGGGCGACACGCGTTTTTTCCCCGACAGCCATGCGATCGTTCATGCGGCTGCCCAGCCAGCCACCTTCGGGTCTAACGGGCTGACACTTCGACTGACGCCGATTCGAGACGGTCCGCCAGAAACACTGACCGGTGTTATCCGCGTTGCGACCGGAGGCGATGAGCCAGTTGCCGTGCGCGTTTCAGCAGAGCCCGGCGAAATCCTGGCGGCAACTAGCGGACAGGGCACGTCCGGCGGCGAAGCGGGCTCAGGCGCGGGCGACAGCGCTGGTGCAGGTACGGCTGGATCTGGCCTTGGCATCAATCTCTTTCTGCTTATCGGCTCAGCGCTGCTTGGCGGGCTTATCCTGAACCTCATGCCATGCGTCCTGCCGGTCCTGTCGATCAAGGCAATCGGCATGGTCCAGGCGGCCGCCAGCGGCGAGCGCGGTGAGCTACGAAAACACGGCCTCTGGTACACGTTCGGTGTCATGCTGAGCTTTGCGGCGACAGGCCTTGCCTTCATCATGCTGCGCGCGGCGGGCCAGTTCGTCAGCCTTGGTTTCCAGCTTCAATACCCGGCCGTCGTTGCCGCGCTCGCGCTCGTCATGGTGCTGATCGGACTCTGGCTGCTCGGCCTCTTCAATCTCGGCACGTCGATGCAGAATGTCGGCTCGGGGCTGGCGGCGCGCCAGGGCAGTGCAGGGGCCTTCTTTACTGGTGTGCTTGCTGCCGTCGTCGGCGCGCCCTGTGTCGGGCCGTTTGTGGTCGGCGCCCTTGGCGCGGTCCTCAATGAGCCATGGCCCATCGTCATGCTGGTCTTCCTGATGCTTGGCTTTGGTCTGGCATTGCCTTTCCTGGTGTTGAGCTTCGTGCCCGGTCTGCACCGATCATTGCCCAAGCCCGGCCTCTGGATGGAGCGGCTTAAGCAGGCCTTTGCCTTCCCGATGTTCCTGACGGCCGCATGGCTGATCACCGTTCTCGGCGATCATCCAGCGGCGGGTGCGACAGCGTTTGGCGCGGTCATTCTGGCTTTCGGCGTCTGGCTGGTCAGCGTTGCGGGTGGCCGCCTTCGGACTGGCATACTGGCTGTCGGCGCTATTCTGGCCGTTATCGGCATCATCTGGCCGGTTGCGACAGGCTTTGAGGACGGCCCCGAGGCAAGTGCTTCGGACTCCTCCTTTGCGGGCCTCGAAACCGAGCCATGGTCGCCAGAGCGGGTCGATGAGCTTGTCTCGGAAGGCCGCGGCGTCTTCGTCGACTTCACCGCATCATGGTGTGCGACCTGTCAGGTCAACAAGCGCACGACGCTTACCAAGCCGGACGTGCTTGAGGCCATGGCGGACGCAAATGTGAGCTTTCTCATCGCGGATTTCACCCGTCCCGATGATGACATTTCAGACGAGCTGAAGCGGCGTGGAAGTCCCGGCGTTCCGATGTATCTTCTTTATGCACCGGGTGAGGCGGAGCCGGAAGTTCTGCCGACACTGCTCAATCCGGCCATGATGAAACGCAAGCTTGCTGAGTTTTGA
- a CDS encoding DUF885 domain-containing protein has protein sequence MRPVLGLVMMGLLSACAPAVNEDGIARRIVRDINSVFDDTAKAELALSPETATRLGLDEDALRQSFSDVLDDRSQARFERTRLLRIELLNRLASTPKIPGDSQLARHVEIIREHYEALTELEAYGFGRYGLGVARPYAVDQLSGAWIEVPDLLISGQPLRSHQDAADYLARLAALPDAIADEKRRLISDADSGILPPRIVLEELERHLREFASQPVQTHPLIQTFGNVVGGLDASTGRPANQYRAAAARLMLDEVIPAYIDFADKVRQLQLGAPVTAGLSALPDGEAYYEDLLAFYTRAGVDPDFLHEEGLQAVSQIREEIDAQFEALGLTGGSVEQRLSYLASTPQQTLDLTAETRPQVLRELRSLVSKADNALPRIVDGASPASLVVTRMPAFEEATFSGASYTAATANGSSPGLFMINLSDGEDWPPFTLPTLVYHEGVPGHHVESTMTALQTRNPLLRQMIWDTAYGEGWATYAEDLADSAGLYSDDPLGRIGYLQSILFRAARLVVDTGLHSRGWSYENSVSYLVDTTGLPRAAMEKEVLRYMVWPGQAASYFTGRRRIIDIRTRAEAVLGSRFEPSRFNAVILDGGPRPLRLVEADVEAWYARLLDN, from the coding sequence ATGCGCCCAGTTCTGGGCCTCGTGATGATGGGGCTGCTGTCGGCTTGCGCGCCTGCGGTCAATGAAGACGGTATCGCCCGGCGTATCGTGCGCGATATCAACAGCGTTTTCGACGACACGGCAAAGGCGGAACTCGCCCTGTCGCCAGAGACGGCGACCCGGCTTGGCCTTGATGAGGATGCGCTTCGCCAGTCCTTCAGTGATGTCCTCGATGATCGCTCGCAGGCCCGGTTCGAGCGCACCCGGCTGTTACGCATAGAGCTTCTCAACAGGCTGGCCTCGACGCCGAAGATTCCAGGCGACAGCCAGCTTGCGCGCCACGTGGAGATTATCCGGGAGCATTATGAAGCGCTCACCGAGCTCGAAGCTTACGGATTTGGCCGCTATGGCCTCGGGGTTGCGCGGCCCTACGCCGTCGATCAGCTGAGCGGGGCCTGGATCGAGGTGCCAGACCTGTTGATATCCGGACAGCCACTACGTTCGCACCAGGATGCGGCAGACTATCTTGCCCGGCTTGCGGCCCTGCCCGACGCCATTGCCGACGAAAAGCGCCGTCTCATTTCTGATGCCGATAGCGGCATCCTGCCCCCGCGTATCGTTCTGGAGGAGCTGGAGCGCCATCTTCGCGAGTTTGCGAGCCAGCCTGTCCAGACCCACCCCCTGATACAGACCTTCGGCAATGTCGTTGGCGGACTCGACGCCTCGACCGGCCGCCCTGCCAACCAGTACCGCGCGGCGGCCGCCCGCCTCATGCTTGATGAGGTCATCCCGGCCTATATCGATTTTGCAGATAAGGTGCGGCAGCTTCAGCTTGGCGCCCCTGTCACCGCCGGGCTTTCTGCGCTGCCTGATGGCGAGGCCTATTATGAGGACCTCCTTGCTTTCTATACGCGTGCGGGCGTCGATCCTGATTTCCTGCACGAGGAAGGCCTTCAGGCCGTCAGCCAGATCCGGGAGGAAATCGACGCCCAATTCGAAGCGCTCGGCCTGACAGGCGGCAGCGTCGAACAGCGGCTTTCCTATCTCGCGTCCACGCCGCAACAGACCCTGGACCTGACCGCCGAGACCCGGCCGCAAGTGCTGCGTGAACTTCGCAGTCTTGTGTCGAAGGCCGATAATGCGCTCCCCCGGATCGTTGATGGAGCGTCGCCGGCGAGTCTCGTCGTGACCCGGATGCCGGCCTTTGAGGAAGCAACTTTCAGCGGGGCCTCATACACGGCCGCCACCGCCAATGGCAGCAGCCCGGGGCTCTTCATGATAAATCTGAGCGATGGTGAAGACTGGCCCCCCTTCACCCTGCCCACACTGGTCTATCATGAGGGCGTGCCAGGCCATCATGTCGAGAGCACGATGACCGCGCTGCAGACGCGCAACCCCCTGCTTCGTCAGATGATCTGGGACACGGCCTATGGCGAAGGCTGGGCGACCTATGCCGAAGATCTTGCCGATAGCGCAGGACTTTATAGCGACGACCCGCTTGGTCGTATCGGCTATCTCCAATCCATTCTTTTCAGGGCGGCGCGACTTGTCGTGGACACCGGTCTTCATTCGCGCGGCTGGTCATATGAAAATTCGGTCTCCTATCTGGTCGACACGACGGGCCTTCCGCGGGCCGCGATGGAAAAGGAGGTCCTGCGCTACATGGTGTGGCCGGGGCAGGCCGCGTCCTATTTTACCGGGCGCCGGCGCATCATCGATATCCGCACCCGCGCCGAAGCGGTCCTTGGGTCCCGGTTTGAGCCTTCCCGGTTCAACGCCGTCATTCTGGATGGCGGCCCACGGCCCCTGCGGCTGGTCGAAGCGGATGTCGAAGCCTGGTATGCGCGGCTGCTCGACAACTAG
- the nadA gene encoding quinolinate synthase NadA gives MARLIDSGPGCPTPTPVRAKNAAEERGLAYTDEIKAKTDELYPLVSDFITPMEWPAIAPLVAEINRLKTEKNAVILAHNYMTPDIFRLVGDFRGDSLQLAREAADVDADIIVQAGVHFMAETSKILAPEKTVLIPSLEAGCSLAASITGPDVRLIKERYPNYPVVTYVNTTADVKAECHITCTSSNAAQVVEAIAREWDTDTVILVPDQYLAMNVAAQTDIRIITWPGACEVHELFSADDVSQLREAHPGVMILAHPECPPDVLQAADFAGSTSALANYVKDNSPNKVVLLTECSMSDNVAAENPGVNFVRPCNLCPHMKRITLENILDCLNDMKHVVEIEEDVRIRAKAAIDAMLNLPKTEKPLAFETGLAPMEIEVISAS, from the coding sequence ATGGCCAGACTAATCGACTCCGGACCCGGGTGCCCGACACCGACCCCTGTTCGCGCAAAGAACGCTGCTGAAGAGCGCGGGCTTGCCTATACAGATGAGATCAAGGCGAAGACCGATGAGCTATATCCGCTCGTCTCGGACTTTATCACGCCAATGGAATGGCCAGCGATTGCGCCGCTCGTTGCCGAGATCAACCGGCTGAAAACGGAAAAGAACGCCGTCATTCTCGCGCACAATTACATGACGCCGGATATCTTCCGTCTGGTTGGCGATTTTCGCGGCGACAGCCTGCAGCTCGCCCGCGAGGCCGCCGATGTTGATGCCGACATCATCGTTCAGGCCGGCGTCCACTTCATGGCCGAAACCTCCAAGATCCTCGCTCCTGAGAAGACCGTCCTGATCCCGAGCCTTGAAGCGGGCTGTTCGCTGGCCGCCTCTATCACCGGGCCGGATGTGCGCCTGATCAAGGAACGCTATCCCAACTATCCGGTCGTCACCTATGTGAACACGACTGCCGACGTGAAGGCCGAGTGCCACATTACCTGCACCAGCTCCAACGCGGCGCAGGTGGTCGAAGCCATCGCCAGGGAATGGGACACCGACACCGTTATTCTGGTTCCCGACCAGTATCTTGCAATGAATGTCGCCGCGCAGACCGATATCCGTATCATCACATGGCCCGGCGCCTGCGAGGTGCATGAGCTTTTCAGCGCCGACGATGTGAGCCAGCTTCGCGAGGCCCACCCCGGCGTCATGATCCTTGCCCACCCTGAATGCCCGCCAGACGTGCTTCAGGCCGCCGACTTTGCAGGCTCGACCTCGGCGCTCGCCAATTATGTGAAGGATAACAGCCCCAACAAGGTCGTCCTTCTGACCGAGTGCTCGATGAGCGACAATGTCGCCGCAGAGAACCCCGGCGTGAACTTTGTGCGTCCGTGCAATCTCTGCCCGCACATGAAGCGGATCACGCTGGAGAACATTCTCGACTGCCTCAATGACATGAAGCATGTGGTCGAGATCGAGGAGGATGTGCGCATCCGGGCCAAGGCGGCGATTGATGCGATGCTCAACCTGCCGAAGACCGAAAAGCCGCTCGCCTTCGAGACGGGACTCGCCCCGATGGAGATTGAAGTTATTTCGGCATCGTGA
- a CDS encoding SDR family oxidoreductase, producing MPKAAGRKSIFITGAASGIGKATAKLFAERSWFVGLYDIDQTGLKAIAEEIGEENCVWQKLDVRSREDWTAGMEHFSEATGGKLDVLFNNAGIARHGWFETVPGEDNDLMVDINVKGVLNGVGAALPLLRNTPGARIVNTASAAGVVGGPQMAVYSATKFAVRGLTEALDVEFSNIGIRVTSLMPWLIDTPILDMFSGDRTNTKVSDELREQGQDVYPVELAAERAWDAAHGEDVHYMAGKRAQQVRFAQRFIPGRLRRQLMKNLPSRD from the coding sequence ATGCCCAAAGCAGCAGGCCGCAAGAGTATCTTTATCACGGGCGCCGCATCCGGCATCGGCAAGGCCACCGCCAAGCTGTTCGCCGAGCGCAGCTGGTTTGTCGGCCTGTACGACATCGACCAGACTGGCCTCAAAGCCATTGCCGAGGAAATCGGTGAGGAAAATTGCGTCTGGCAAAAACTGGACGTGCGATCCCGCGAAGACTGGACCGCTGGTATGGAGCACTTTTCAGAGGCCACAGGCGGCAAGCTGGACGTGCTGTTCAACAATGCTGGTATTGCGCGTCATGGTTGGTTCGAGACCGTTCCCGGTGAAGACAATGACCTCATGGTCGATATCAACGTCAAAGGCGTGCTGAACGGCGTTGGCGCTGCCCTGCCCCTGCTTCGCAACACACCGGGCGCGCGCATCGTCAACACAGCGTCTGCGGCGGGCGTCGTCGGCGGGCCGCAAATGGCTGTCTATTCAGCGACCAAGTTTGCCGTTCGCGGTCTGACTGAAGCGCTGGATGTCGAGTTCTCGAATATCGGCATCCGGGTCACGAGCCTCATGCCATGGCTGATCGATACGCCGATCCTCGACATGTTCTCTGGCGACCGGACAAACACTAAAGTAAGCGATGAGCTGCGCGAGCAGGGCCAGGACGTCTATCCGGTCGAGCTTGCCGCTGAACGCGCCTGGGACGCGGCCCATGGCGAAGACGTTCATTATATGGCTGGCAAACGCGCCCAACAGGTTAGGTTCGCGCAGCGGTTCATCCCGGGGCGTCTGCGCCGTCAATTGATGAAAAATCTGCCGTCGCGCGACTAG
- a CDS encoding L-aspartate oxidase, protein MANTRRVKAEAPAGERDILIVGAGLAGLFLALRLAPRKCTVIAPAPLGEAASSAWAQGGLAAALDPLDTADAHAKDTVAAGAGLVDPVIAKLIAEEGPARVLDLIELGVPFDRTPEGALSLSLEAAHSVPRVARVAGDLAGKAIMGALTTAVQAGEHIDLVEPYRAVGLLQDDHGRVAGVIARDRKGRLHPMTARETIFCTGGSGGLFRVTTNPPQSRGDALAMAWSAGALVADTEFVQFHPTAMDVGLDPAPLATEALRGEGAVLRDGKGELFMARYHEKAELAPRDEVARAIDSEIKAGRGAFLDATEAVGEDFPAHFPTVFAACMAAGIDPRVKPIPVAPAAHYHMGGVVADSWGSSTLDGLSVCGECASTGAHGANRLASNSLLEAVVFSARIAERLHKNDLGTPGPSWADVPDDLPTDTLQDLRRAMAAQCGVVRKGEDLRALVDLIDTQIETYGPAHALLASRLIAVAALDREESRGGHFRSDFPGSAPNSARTFLISSEVAVSKETI, encoded by the coding sequence ATGGCCAATACCCGCAGAGTGAAGGCCGAAGCTCCCGCTGGAGAGCGTGATATCCTGATTGTGGGCGCAGGCCTTGCCGGGCTGTTCCTGGCGCTCCGTCTTGCCCCGCGCAAGTGCACAGTGATCGCCCCTGCCCCGCTGGGCGAGGCTGCCTCCTCTGCCTGGGCGCAAGGCGGGCTTGCGGCCGCACTTGACCCGCTCGATACGGCCGATGCGCACGCTAAGGATACCGTCGCGGCTGGCGCAGGGCTCGTCGACCCCGTCATCGCCAAACTAATCGCAGAAGAAGGGCCCGCCCGCGTTCTGGACCTCATCGAGCTCGGCGTGCCGTTCGACCGCACCCCTGAAGGGGCATTGTCGCTGTCCCTGGAGGCTGCGCATTCGGTGCCGCGCGTTGCGCGCGTTGCTGGCGACCTTGCAGGCAAGGCAATCATGGGCGCGCTGACGACCGCCGTGCAGGCGGGCGAGCACATCGACCTCGTTGAGCCCTATCGCGCCGTCGGCCTGCTGCAGGATGATCATGGCCGCGTCGCCGGTGTCATCGCCCGCGACCGCAAGGGCCGGCTTCATCCAATGACGGCCCGCGAGACGATCTTCTGCACGGGCGGCTCTGGCGGACTTTTCCGCGTCACGACCAATCCGCCGCAATCGCGCGGCGATGCCCTCGCCATGGCATGGTCGGCAGGCGCACTGGTCGCCGATACCGAATTTGTCCAGTTTCACCCGACCGCCATGGATGTCGGGCTTGATCCGGCCCCGCTCGCCACCGAGGCGCTGCGCGGTGAGGGCGCGGTCCTGCGCGATGGCAAGGGCGAGCTTTTCATGGCCCGCTATCATGAGAAGGCAGAGCTTGCGCCCCGCGACGAAGTTGCTCGCGCCATCGATAGCGAAATCAAGGCGGGCCGCGGCGCGTTTCTCGATGCGACAGAGGCCGTTGGCGAAGACTTCCCCGCCCATTTCCCGACCGTCTTTGCCGCCTGCATGGCTGCAGGGATCGATCCGCGCGTCAAGCCGATCCCGGTCGCCCCGGCGGCGCATTATCATATGGGCGGTGTGGTGGCCGATTCGTGGGGCAGCTCCACCCTGGACGGGCTCTCGGTTTGCGGCGAATGCGCCTCGACCGGCGCGCACGGGGCCAACCGGCTTGCCTCGAACTCGCTTCTGGAAGCGGTGGTCTTCTCTGCCCGTATCGCAGAACGTCTCCACAAGAACGACCTCGGCACGCCCGGCCCATCCTGGGCGGATGTCCCTGACGACCTCCCCACCGACACGCTGCAGGATCTTCGCCGCGCCATGGCTGCACAATGCGGCGTCGTTCGCAAAGGTGAGGACTTGCGGGCGCTCGTCGATCTGATCGACACGCAGATCGAGACCTACGGCCCGGCCCACGCGCTTCTCGCATCACGGCTGATCGCCGTCGCTGCGCTTGACCGCGAGGAAAGCCGCGGCGGTCATTTCCGGTCCGACTTTCCGGGCAGCGCGCCAAATTCAGCGCGGACATTCCTCATCTCATCCGAGGTGGCCGTATCGAAAGAGACCATCTGA
- a CDS encoding O-methyltransferase, with product MSATQLFEAVDTYINSLFAADDAVLNRAVERAHRAGLPEIQVSPGQGKLIYLLAKMIGAKRIVEVGTLGGYSTVWLGRALPADGQLVSIELDPAHAAVARETIKDAGLNDRCEVIEGRGLDEMRALEPSFDLVFLDANKDGYPAYLKQAKRLLRKGGLIVADNVVREGAVLEPSKVDPNAIGAAAFNQALASDTDLEAIVLQQVGIKGHDGLAIARVKD from the coding sequence ATGTCCGCTACACAGCTTTTCGAAGCCGTAGACACCTACATCAACAGCCTGTTTGCCGCCGACGATGCGGTGCTTAACCGTGCTGTCGAACGCGCACATCGCGCCGGTCTGCCTGAAATCCAGGTCTCTCCGGGCCAGGGCAAGCTGATCTATCTCCTCGCAAAGATGATCGGCGCCAAGCGCATCGTCGAAGTTGGTACGCTTGGGGGCTACTCCACGGTCTGGCTTGGACGCGCGCTGCCTGCAGATGGCCAGCTCGTCTCGATCGAGCTTGATCCGGCCCATGCCGCTGTCGCGCGTGAGACAATCAAGGATGCTGGCCTCAATGACCGGTGCGAGGTGATCGAAGGGCGTGGGCTTGATGAGATGCGCGCATTGGAGCCAAGCTTTGACCTCGTCTTCCTCGATGCAAACAAGGATGGCTACCCCGCCTATCTCAAGCAGGCCAAGCGCCTGTTGAGGAAGGGCGGGCTGATCGTGGCCGACAATGTCGTGCGCGAAGGCGCGGTGCTGGAGCCATCAAAGGTCGATCCGAATGCCATCGGCGCGGCGGCGTTCAACCAGGCGCTTGCCAGCGATACCGACCTTGAAGCGATCGTGCTCCAGCAGGTCGGCATCAAGGGTCATGACGGCCTCGCCATTGCGCGCGTGAAGGACTAG
- a CDS encoding SapC family protein has protein sequence MANSQSAQPSQLSGQVLFYSNPQPLNVDKHGGLGLKQIEKPFSFLGKAHAVPLTVNEFGLAATSYPVIFVGADKMPIGAMGVRENENLYVKDGQIDSDFYVPAFARRYPFVFANDTTQERLVLCVDRDAPMVTNKPEIPFFTDGQPSEFTTNAMNFCRDFEGQRRRTEEFVKEMDKLGLFSERTASFQPRDNQGNSTGESQVVAKYWSIDEEKLNALPDAKLVELQRNGMLGACFAQIMSLLNWSRVINRALRAQSNEAVQEPQGGSTGPSLQI, from the coding sequence GTGGCAAATTCCCAGTCGGCACAGCCCTCTCAGCTTAGCGGGCAAGTGCTTTTCTATTCGAACCCGCAGCCCCTGAACGTCGACAAGCATGGCGGCCTTGGTCTCAAGCAGATCGAAAAGCCATTTTCGTTCCTTGGCAAGGCTCATGCTGTGCCGCTGACTGTGAACGAATTCGGTCTGGCTGCGACGTCTTATCCGGTCATCTTTGTCGGCGCCGACAAGATGCCGATCGGCGCGATGGGCGTGCGCGAGAACGAAAACCTTTACGTCAAGGACGGCCAGATCGATTCCGATTTCTACGTTCCTGCTTTTGCCCGCCGCTATCCGTTCGTGTTTGCCAATGACACGACGCAGGAGCGCCTTGTTCTTTGCGTCGACCGCGATGCGCCGATGGTAACGAACAAGCCTGAAATTCCGTTCTTCACCGATGGTCAGCCGTCGGAGTTCACGACCAATGCGATGAACTTCTGCCGGGATTTCGAAGGCCAGCGCCGCCGCACCGAAGAGTTCGTCAAGGAAATGGACAAGCTCGGCCTCTTCTCAGAGCGCACAGCGAGCTTCCAGCCGCGCGACAATCAGGGCAACAGCACAGGCGAATCACAAGTTGTCGCCAAATACTGGTCGATCGACGAAGAGAAACTGAACGCCCTGCCAGATGCAAAGCTCGTTGAGCTTCAGCGCAACGGCATGCTCGGCGCGTGTTTCGCCCAGATCATGTCTCTTCTGAACTGGTCGCGTGTCATCAACCGTGCCCTGCGCGCCCAGTCGAATGAGGCCGTGCAGGAGCCACAGGGCGGTTCAACCGGCCCAAGCCTGCAGATCTGA